A region from the Natronoarchaeum mannanilyticum genome encodes:
- the aroA gene encoding 3-phosphoshikimate 1-carboxyvinyltransferase — MNVEISPSRVRGAAAAPPSKSYTHRAVLAAGYAEGATVRDPLTSADIRATMRAVEAFGGSVEEREDGSLDVEGFAGRPDVPADVVDCANSGTTMRLVTAAAALADGGTVLTGDESLRSRPQGPLLDAIEQLGGSARSTRGNGQAPLVIDGPIAGGTASIPGDVSSQFISALLFAGAVTDEGVEIDLETELKSAPYVDITIELLDAFGVDARRTDAGFAVDGGQSYAPEGGEYAVPGDFSSMSYLLAAGAVAAADGETVDVRGAQPSAQGDSAIVGVLEEMGAAIDWDREAGVISVERSDLSGTTVDVGDTPDLLPTIATLGAIADGDTRIENCEHVRYKETDRVSAMAEELGKMGASVTEERDVLTIHGGETELSGATVDGRKDHRIVMSLAVAGLVADGSTTIRGGEHVDVSFPGFFGTFEELGVDVVRE, encoded by the coding sequence ATGAACGTCGAGATCTCACCGTCGAGGGTTCGGGGCGCGGCGGCGGCGCCGCCGTCGAAGAGCTACACCCACCGCGCGGTGCTGGCCGCGGGCTACGCCGAGGGCGCGACCGTGCGGGATCCGCTGACGAGCGCGGACATCCGGGCGACGATGCGGGCCGTCGAGGCGTTCGGCGGGTCGGTCGAGGAGCGCGAGGACGGGTCGCTGGACGTCGAGGGCTTCGCCGGCCGCCCCGACGTGCCGGCGGACGTGGTCGACTGCGCGAACAGCGGGACGACGATGCGGCTGGTGACCGCAGCGGCGGCGCTCGCCGACGGCGGCACCGTGCTGACCGGCGACGAGTCGCTGCGCTCGCGCCCGCAGGGCCCGCTGCTCGACGCCATCGAGCAGCTGGGCGGGAGCGCCCGCTCGACGCGCGGGAACGGCCAAGCGCCGCTGGTGATCGACGGCCCCATCGCGGGCGGCACGGCGTCGATCCCGGGCGACGTCTCCTCGCAGTTCATCTCCGCGCTGCTGTTCGCGGGCGCGGTCACCGACGAGGGCGTCGAGATCGATCTCGAAACTGAGCTCAAATCCGCGCCGTACGTCGACATCACGATCGAGCTGCTGGACGCTTTCGGCGTCGACGCGCGCCGGACCGACGCTGGGTTCGCGGTCGACGGCGGGCAGTCCTACGCGCCCGAGGGAGGGGAGTACGCGGTCCCGGGCGACTTCTCGTCGATGTCGTATCTCCTCGCGGCCGGCGCGGTGGCGGCCGCGGATGGCGAGACGGTCGACGTGCGCGGCGCCCAGCCGAGCGCGCAGGGCGACAGCGCGATCGTCGGCGTCCTCGAAGAGATGGGCGCCGCGATCGACTGGGATCGCGAGGCGGGCGTCATCTCGGTCGAGCGCTCCGACCTCTCCGGGACGACCGTCGACGTCGGCGACACGCCGGACCTCCTGCCGACGATCGCGACGCTTGGGGCGATCGCCGACGGCGACACCCGGATCGAGAACTGCGAGCACGTCCGCTACAAGGAGACCGACCGGGTCAGCGCGATGGCCGAGGAACTCGGGAAGATGGGCGCGAGCGTGACCGAGGAGCGGGACGTGCTGACGATCCACGGCGGCGAGACGGAGCTCTCGGGGGCTACTGTGGACGGGCGCAAGGACCACCGGATCGTCATGTCGTTGGCGGTGGCCGGGCTGGTCGCGGACGGGTCGACGACGATTCGGGGCGGCGAGCACGTCGACGTCTCGTTCCCCGGCTTCTTCGGGACGTTCGAGGAGCTGGGCGTCGACGTGGTGCGGGAGTAG
- a CDS encoding DUF7504 family protein — protein MASRPLSTQLEDSTSVLLVAPASDPADDRACVDLLTFDDPRRENVLSVTLSQTPAERLALWKREGDGTIPNRAAVVDGCASSTDAERAAVAEEVSELSVDVLSDTAGPMELALTIGQYLGEWAEDSERTLACIHSLSELLDSFARGEVVQLINALDARLEATDAVAHYHLDPEAHDEQTVADVRPLFDAVVEHAPEDGWTVTTSSRDEAPQFRGETSALYPDETSPEQLPLDHSLDDVFELLADERRRRATYALARSRTQITSLERLADEVVDREVARGDVTGPLHRREVEIALVHNHLPRLDEAGLVEYDHETGEIEKRGFEPGLVTFLRHVDRLERP, from the coding sequence ATGGCGAGTAGGCCCCTGTCGACGCAACTGGAGGATTCGACGTCGGTACTCCTCGTGGCGCCGGCGTCGGACCCGGCCGACGATCGCGCCTGCGTGGACCTGCTGACGTTCGACGATCCGAGACGCGAGAACGTTCTGAGCGTCACGCTCTCCCAGACGCCCGCCGAGCGACTGGCGCTCTGGAAACGGGAAGGCGACGGGACGATACCCAACCGGGCGGCCGTCGTCGACGGGTGCGCGTCGTCGACGGATGCCGAGCGGGCGGCGGTCGCCGAGGAGGTGTCGGAACTATCGGTCGACGTGCTGTCGGACACCGCCGGGCCGATGGAGCTCGCCCTGACGATCGGCCAGTACCTGGGCGAGTGGGCCGAGGACTCCGAGCGGACGCTCGCGTGCATCCACTCGCTGTCCGAGCTGCTCGACTCGTTCGCCCGGGGCGAGGTCGTCCAGTTGATCAACGCGCTGGACGCCCGACTCGAGGCGACCGACGCCGTCGCCCACTACCACCTCGACCCCGAGGCCCACGACGAGCAGACCGTCGCCGACGTCCGGCCGCTGTTCGACGCCGTCGTCGAACACGCCCCGGAGGACGGCTGGACCGTGACGACCTCCTCGCGGGACGAGGCGCCGCAGTTCCGCGGCGAGACATCGGCGCTGTACCCGGATGAGACCTCGCCGGAGCAGCTGCCGCTCGATCACTCGCTCGACGACGTGTTCGAGTTGCTCGCGGACGAGCGGCGGCGTCGAGCCACGTACGCGCTCGCCAGGTCGCGGACGCAGATCACGTCCCTGGAGCGGCTCGCCGACGAGGTCGTCGATCGGGAAGTAGCTCGCGGCGACGTGACCGGGCCACTCCACCGCCGAGAGGTCGAAATCGCGCTCGTGCACAACCACCTGCCGCGGCTCGACGAGGCCGGGCTCGTGGAGTACGACCACGAAACCGGGGAGATCGAGAAACGGGGGTTCGAGCCCGGGCTCGTGACGTTTCTCAGGCACGTCGACCGGCTCGAACGCCCCTGA
- a CDS encoding Eco57I restriction-modification methylase domain-containing protein, with protein sequence MSQATLPSEPYRNSNLFSGYYLDERVDDLDAWDCDDEAAEAFEELRELWDLEGDLVASYKEDELLDSWIDEVLDALGFGTLSETTLPGDSSGYNDRLLFESAERRRGAALKKQSGDAEAMYSPASAVLEAKQWDADFTERFDERRQYRDASHQIRYYLERTPEDLRWGVLTNGRKWRLYGTKDYATEIYYEVDLPELLESGSLEAFKYFYAFFRPDAFVETNGTSFLDRVWSESETAAKELGEDLQDNVFTALRVLGEGFVETNDLDIDPDDEESLAELKEQSLVLLYRLMFVLYAESRDLIHPDDPASVAEYEENFSLDQLRLDIHEDVQGGQDLDEYSEYSTSMWSRLQDLFRLVDSGEESLGIPPYNGGLFNREEHTFLAEHEVADRYIAEVIYRLGTTEDEDGAFVLADYADLDTRHLGSIYEGLLEHEFRIASEQYAAVREDGGQVWKPATEVSAADFVELVEAGELYVVNDEGERKATGAYYTPDYVVSYIVEETIDPLLEEIDEDLRADGLEPSDPAYFGRFYGRVQDLTILDPAMGSGHFLTKATGYLTERVMAVVREGEQGRDEQAIRRTIARECIYGVDVNGMAVELAKLSMWLETLAADQPLAFLDHHLKTGNSLVGSDITEVLAEDDEPSDGQLTLTQALAHVRQSTLEHVMELMQDLLAIDNETLSDIKSMEELYDEIRADPLYQRLFALANVDTAEQFGLDVPEGAYEEMARAIEDDDEWAEIQERDWFRSAQATAKEEDFFHWEIEYPEVFFGEDGVKLDGSGFDAVVGNPPYVRMEEFKSLKGYLESSYEVHAARTDLYTYFIEKSIELSRQNGKYGSIISNKFLRANYGKSVRSLLGRETTIQQIVDFGGLPVFPDATVRSAIVLTEQDAKSTDPGYYASIENLEFVSLSDEVEKMGHKVSSDGLSGETWRLVDQSVSNLMEKVEDQGKSLAEWIEDGQIGWGVKTGLNSAFIISEERKNDLVDKDPRTEELAKPLVRGKQLRRYHIQTGKEWLLYVHSDVDIDDYPAVKEHLEQYRSDLEQRAAIDSWYELQQPQEAYAEFIESDKILYPEIAPEARFVFDDQHRYPNNKCFFIPSSNRGLLAFLNSSLCLFYLSKIVAKLEGSTADSLYYEFRTQYMEQLPVVESFDADEHSLGELAQEATRLRERLHNLNLSLLDHLGSYTEGQTLSEVGLTQPPEGSADSVLQQTTEQKPNLRVGEVVVRRESDSTVEIKLTARYKPDDEDAHETDQWGYTETDPLPALRITDLTETEADLIEAFVPVAVDEAGGFADFRETATKTNSLVDRLRKLTLPRVADVEAGLESYVETTARAEELEEKIEQTDALIDEIVYELYGLSDDEIEIVEEAVGE encoded by the coding sequence ATGAGCCAGGCGACGTTGCCATCGGAGCCCTACCGGAACTCGAACCTGTTCTCGGGCTACTACCTCGACGAGCGCGTCGACGACCTCGACGCGTGGGACTGCGACGACGAGGCAGCCGAGGCGTTCGAGGAACTGCGCGAGCTGTGGGATCTCGAAGGCGATCTCGTGGCATCGTACAAGGAAGACGAGCTGCTCGACAGCTGGATCGACGAGGTGCTCGACGCGCTCGGGTTCGGCACGCTCTCGGAGACGACGCTGCCGGGCGACAGCAGCGGGTACAACGACCGACTGCTGTTCGAGTCGGCCGAGCGGCGTCGCGGCGCCGCGCTGAAGAAACAGTCCGGCGACGCCGAGGCGATGTACAGCCCCGCGAGCGCGGTGCTCGAAGCCAAGCAGTGGGACGCCGACTTCACGGAGCGCTTCGACGAGCGGCGCCAGTATCGCGACGCGTCCCACCAGATCCGCTACTACCTCGAACGCACGCCCGAGGACCTTCGCTGGGGCGTCCTGACCAACGGGCGCAAGTGGCGTCTTTATGGAACGAAGGATTACGCGACCGAGATATACTACGAGGTCGACCTGCCGGAACTGCTGGAGTCGGGGAGCCTGGAGGCGTTCAAGTACTTCTACGCCTTCTTCCGGCCCGACGCGTTCGTCGAGACCAACGGCACCTCCTTCCTCGATCGCGTGTGGTCCGAAAGCGAGACCGCAGCCAAGGAGCTCGGCGAGGACCTGCAGGACAACGTCTTCACCGCGCTACGAGTGCTCGGCGAGGGCTTTGTCGAGACGAACGACCTCGATATCGACCCCGACGACGAGGAGTCGCTCGCGGAGCTCAAAGAGCAGTCGCTGGTGTTGCTGTACCGGCTGATGTTCGTGCTCTACGCCGAGTCCCGCGACCTGATCCACCCGGACGACCCCGCGTCGGTCGCCGAGTACGAGGAGAACTTCAGCCTCGACCAGCTCAGGCTGGATATCCACGAGGACGTCCAGGGCGGGCAGGATCTCGACGAGTACAGCGAGTACTCCACGTCGATGTGGTCGCGCCTGCAGGACCTGTTCCGGCTCGTGGATTCGGGCGAGGAGTCGCTGGGCATCCCGCCGTACAACGGCGGGCTGTTCAACCGCGAGGAACACACCTTCCTCGCCGAGCACGAGGTCGCCGACCGCTACATCGCGGAGGTGATCTACCGGCTCGGAACCACGGAGGACGAGGACGGCGCGTTCGTGCTGGCGGACTACGCCGACCTGGACACGCGCCACCTCGGATCGATCTACGAGGGGCTGCTCGAACACGAGTTCCGCATCGCGTCCGAGCAGTACGCCGCGGTGCGCGAGGACGGCGGACAGGTCTGGAAGCCAGCCACCGAGGTCAGCGCGGCCGACTTCGTCGAGCTGGTCGAGGCGGGCGAGCTGTACGTCGTCAACGACGAGGGCGAGCGCAAGGCGACGGGCGCGTACTACACGCCCGACTACGTCGTCTCGTATATCGTCGAGGAGACGATCGACCCCCTGTTGGAGGAGATCGACGAGGACCTCCGGGCCGACGGGCTGGAGCCGAGCGACCCGGCGTACTTCGGGCGGTTCTACGGCCGCGTGCAGGATCTGACGATCCTCGATCCCGCGATGGGGTCGGGCCACTTCCTCACGAAGGCGACGGGGTATCTCACCGAGCGCGTGATGGCGGTCGTCCGCGAGGGCGAGCAGGGTCGCGACGAGCAGGCGATCCGGCGCACGATCGCGCGCGAATGCATCTACGGCGTCGACGTCAACGGGATGGCCGTCGAGCTGGCGAAGCTGTCGATGTGGCTCGAAACCCTGGCGGCCGACCAGCCCCTGGCCTTCCTCGATCACCACCTCAAGACCGGCAACTCGCTGGTGGGCTCGGACATCACGGAGGTCCTCGCGGAGGACGACGAGCCCTCGGACGGCCAGCTGACGCTCACCCAGGCGCTCGCGCACGTCCGCCAGTCCACGCTGGAGCACGTGATGGAGCTGATGCAGGACCTGCTGGCGATCGACAACGAGACGCTCTCGGACATCAAGTCGATGGAGGAGCTGTACGACGAGATCCGGGCCGATCCGCTGTACCAGCGCCTGTTCGCACTGGCGAACGTCGACACGGCCGAGCAGTTCGGGCTGGACGTCCCCGAGGGCGCCTACGAGGAGATGGCCCGTGCGATCGAGGACGACGACGAGTGGGCCGAGATTCAGGAGCGGGACTGGTTCCGGAGTGCGCAGGCGACTGCGAAAGAGGAGGACTTCTTCCACTGGGAGATAGAGTATCCCGAGGTGTTCTTCGGGGAGGACGGGGTGAAGCTAGATGGGTCTGGGTTCGATGCAGTGGTCGGGAATCCGCCGTATGTGCGGATGGAGGAATTCAAATCGCTCAAAGGGTATCTTGAGAGCTCATACGAGGTTCACGCCGCCCGCACGGATTTATACACGTACTTCATTGAGAAATCGATCGAACTATCGAGACAGAATGGCAAGTACGGCTCCATCATCTCGAATAAATTTCTTCGAGCAAACTACGGCAAGTCTGTTCGTTCACTACTCGGACGAGAGACGACCATTCAGCAAATCGTAGACTTCGGGGGACTCCCCGTATTTCCTGATGCGACTGTTCGCTCTGCGATTGTTTTGACCGAACAAGATGCGAAGTCGACAGACCCCGGGTACTACGCTTCGATCGAGAACCTAGAATTTGTTTCTCTTTCTGATGAGGTGGAGAAGATGGGGCACAAGGTATCTAGTGATGGTCTTAGCGGTGAGACTTGGCGTCTCGTCGATCAGAGTGTCTCGAATCTGATGGAAAAAGTCGAGGATCAAGGAAAATCCCTCGCAGAGTGGATCGAGGATGGACAAATAGGATGGGGGGTGAAGACAGGGCTCAATTCAGCGTTTATAATCAGCGAGGAACGGAAGAATGACCTCGTCGACAAAGATCCGCGAACAGAGGAACTCGCGAAGCCACTCGTAAGGGGAAAGCAACTCCGTCGGTATCACATCCAGACTGGAAAGGAATGGCTTCTGTACGTTCACAGTGATGTTGATATCGATGACTATCCAGCTGTAAAAGAGCATCTCGAACAGTACAGAAGTGACCTTGAACAGCGAGCAGCTATCGACTCCTGGTATGAACTTCAGCAACCACAAGAGGCCTATGCCGAATTTATTGAATCTGATAAAATCCTCTATCCAGAGATAGCTCCTGAGGCCCGTTTCGTATTTGATGACCAACACCGGTATCCGAACAACAAATGTTTCTTTATTCCGTCATCGAATCGTGGACTACTTGCGTTCTTGAATAGTAGTCTGTGTCTTTTTTATCTCTCGAAGATTGTTGCGAAACTCGAAGGAAGCACGGCGGACAGCCTGTATTACGAATTCCGTACGCAGTATATGGAGCAACTTCCTGTAGTAGAATCGTTCGATGCAGACGAACATTCACTTGGCGAGCTTGCGCAGGAAGCGACCAGACTGCGTGAGCGTTTGCATAATCTCAACCTCTCCCTCCTCGACCACCTCGGCTCCTACACCGAGGGCCAGACCCTCTCCGAAGTCGGCCTCACCCAGCCCCCGGAGGGCTCGGCCGATTCGGTGCTCCAGCAGACGACCGAGCAGAAGCCGAACCTGCGCGTCGGCGAGGTCGTCGTGCGGCGGGAGTCCGACAGCACCGTCGAGATCAAACTCACCGCGCGGTACAAGCCCGACGACGAAGATGCGCACGAAACCGACCAGTGGGGCTACACCGAGACCGACCCCCTGCCGGCGCTGCGGATCACCGACCTCACCGAGACCGAGGCGGACCTGATCGAGGCGTTCGTGCCGGTGGCGGTCGACGAGGCCGGCGGGTTCGCGGACTTCCGCGAGACCGCCACGAAGACGAACTCGCTGGTCGATCGCCTGCGGAAGCTGACGCTGCCCCGCGTCGCGGACGTGGAGGCCGGCCTGGAGAGCTACGTCGAGACGACGGCCCGGGCGGAGGAGTTAGAGGAGAAAATCGAGCAGACCGACGCGCTGATCGACGAAATCGTGTACGAGCTGTACGGATTGTCGGACGACGAGATCGAGATCGTCGAGGAGGCGGTCGGAGAGTAG
- a CDS encoding 3-dehydroquinate synthase II — translation MTRAVWLKADDSVGDWDERRKRITAGLESGVDWVLVDEHDVARVRELGDVNVAAFRSGGDVDVIDDAEADDAEDAEPDAYVVGKNGEGDGTVDLPGDLSGSADLSTLRRDDDRAQGSYVRIFDEDYEAFAETAAQDAEYTIVVAEDWTIIPLENLIARIGEETTLIAGVTTAEEAQTAYETLELGADAVLLDSSDPDEIRETVAVRDEAERETLDLQYGEVLEIERAGSADRVCVDTGSLMDHDEGMLIGSMSRGLVFVHAETAESPYVASRPFRVNAGAVHAYIRTPDGGTKYLSELKSGDEVQIVDLDGNTREAVVGRVKIEQRPMFRVELDVDGDRVETLIQNAETVKVATSDGRTAVTDLEEGDEVKLYYGAEARHFGEAVEESIIEK, via the coding sequence ATGACACGCGCAGTCTGGCTGAAGGCCGACGACTCCGTCGGCGACTGGGACGAGCGGCGCAAGCGAATCACCGCCGGGCTGGAGTCCGGCGTCGACTGGGTGCTCGTCGACGAGCACGACGTGGCCCGAGTCCGGGAGCTGGGCGACGTGAACGTCGCGGCGTTCCGCAGCGGCGGCGACGTCGACGTGATCGACGACGCCGAAGCCGACGACGCGGAGGACGCCGAGCCGGACGCCTACGTGGTCGGCAAGAACGGCGAGGGCGACGGCACGGTCGACCTGCCGGGCGACCTCTCGGGCTCGGCCGATCTCTCCACGCTCCGCCGGGACGACGACCGCGCGCAGGGGTCGTACGTCCGCATCTTCGACGAGGACTACGAGGCGTTCGCCGAGACCGCCGCGCAGGACGCCGAGTACACGATCGTCGTCGCCGAGGACTGGACGATCATCCCTCTGGAGAACCTGATCGCGCGCATCGGCGAGGAGACGACGCTGATCGCGGGCGTCACCACCGCCGAGGAGGCCCAGACCGCCTACGAGACGCTGGAGCTGGGCGCCGACGCGGTGCTGCTCGATAGCTCCGACCCCGACGAGATCCGCGAGACCGTCGCGGTCCGCGACGAGGCCGAGCGCGAGACGCTCGACCTGCAGTACGGCGAGGTGCTGGAGATCGAGCGCGCCGGCAGCGCCGACCGCGTCTGCGTCGATACCGGGAGTCTGATGGACCACGACGAGGGGATGCTGATCGGCTCGATGTCGCGGGGACTCGTGTTCGTCCACGCCGAGACCGCCGAATCGCCGTACGTCGCTTCTCGACCATTTCGGGTCAACGCGGGCGCGGTCCACGCGTACATCCGGACGCCCGACGGCGGCACGAAGTACCTCTCGGAGCTCAAGAGCGGCGACGAGGTCCAGATCGTCGACCTCGACGGCAACACGCGCGAGGCGGTCGTCGGCCGCGTCAAGATCGAGCAGCGCCCGATGTTCCGCGTCGAACTCGACGTCGACGGCGACCGGGTCGAGACGCTGATCCAGAACGCCGAGACGGTGAAAGTCGCGACGAGCGACGGCCGGACGGCGGTCACCGACCTCGAAGAGGGCGACGAGGTCAAACTGTACTACGGCGCGGAAGCTCGCCACTTTGGCGAGGCGGTCGAAGAGAGCATCATCGAGAAGTGA
- a CDS encoding fructosamine kinase family protein: MNARTEDSDRSSLLDRVSTALDADATDATELDGGNVGTVYRVAFADRAPVAAKVDDAPLGVEAAMLQYLARETPLPVPDVYHVEQGLLLLEFVAGDGRFDERAERDLARRVAALHDVSAGAYGFPFDTLSGPFSQSNPWTDSWIGFFRDQRVVPFAEAAHADGALPDATLDRVREFADRLDELLVEPDAPALLHGDVHPGNVVFEEGAVRAVLDPAIFYGHDEFDLSYVLRSDAVGDAFLDEYRRHRDVDPAFFETRRDAYDAFHALENVRFFGDRVLDRLERALDGVGV, from the coding sequence ATGAACGCCAGGACGGAAGACTCCGACAGAAGTAGCCTCCTCGACCGCGTCTCGACAGCGCTCGACGCCGACGCTACGGACGCCACCGAACTCGACGGCGGCAACGTCGGGACGGTGTACCGGGTCGCGTTCGCGGACCGCGCGCCCGTCGCGGCGAAGGTCGACGACGCGCCGCTGGGCGTCGAGGCCGCCATGCTCCAGTACCTCGCCCGCGAGACGCCCCTGCCCGTCCCCGACGTGTACCACGTCGAGCAGGGCCTGCTCCTGCTGGAGTTCGTCGCGGGCGACGGCCGGTTCGACGAGCGGGCCGAGCGCGATCTCGCGCGCCGGGTCGCGGCGCTCCACGACGTGTCTGCCGGCGCGTACGGCTTCCCGTTCGACACGCTCTCGGGGCCCTTCTCGCAGTCGAACCCATGGACCGACTCGTGGATCGGCTTTTTCAGGGATCAGCGGGTGGTGCCGTTCGCCGAGGCCGCGCACGCGGACGGGGCGCTCCCCGACGCGACCCTCGATCGCGTGCGGGAGTTCGCCGATCGGCTCGACGAGCTCCTCGTCGAGCCCGACGCGCCCGCGCTGCTCCACGGCGACGTCCACCCTGGCAACGTCGTGTTCGAGGAGGGCGCGGTGCGGGCCGTCCTCGACCCGGCGATCTTCTACGGCCACGACGAGTTCGACCTGTCGTACGTGCTCCGGTCGGACGCGGTGGGCGACGCGTTCCTCGACGAGTACCGACGGCACCGCGACGTCGACCCGGCGTTCTTCGAGACGCGACGGGACGCCTACGACGCGTTCCACGCGCTGGAGAACGTCCGCTTTTTCGGCGATCGGGTGCTGGACCGGCTGGAGCGGGCGCTAGACGGCGTCGGAGTGTGA
- a CDS encoding zinc ribbon domain-containing protein, which translates to MVRKRPLIAAALSLYPGLGHAYLRRWLRALLWFGLVVSAVAFVAPEAALDGSVGVFEGAQMISGNLSTVEEFALVSILGFSMLDAYLLAEHGERQSDDGVPTCPHCGQELDEDLDFCHWCTSRLDEPTEEESV; encoded by the coding sequence ATGGTACGGAAACGTCCTCTGATCGCCGCCGCGCTGTCGCTGTACCCGGGGCTGGGACACGCGTACCTGCGGCGCTGGCTGCGCGCGCTGCTGTGGTTCGGGCTGGTCGTTTCCGCCGTCGCGTTCGTCGCGCCCGAAGCGGCCTTAGACGGCTCGGTGGGCGTGTTCGAGGGGGCTCAGATGATTTCGGGGAACCTCTCCACGGTCGAGGAGTTCGCGCTCGTCTCGATCCTGGGCTTTAGCATGCTCGACGCGTACCTGCTGGCCGAGCACGGCGAGCGTCAGAGCGACGACGGCGTCCCGACGTGCCCCCACTGCGGGCAGGAACTCGACGAGGACCTGGACTTCTGTCACTGGTGTACGAGCCGGCTGGACGAGCCAACCGAAGAAGAGTCGGTCTGA
- a CDS encoding helix-turn-helix domain-containing protein: MPINIDRLDEEPADVLDLKEGTQPYRIVRFLAANDDKAYTQTELHEETGIKRGSVGAVLSRLENRGLVRHQGRYWAIAEDDRLASYAAQRGASSSSTTDDYYGEE, translated from the coding sequence GTGCCGATCAACATCGACCGCCTCGACGAGGAACCCGCGGACGTGCTGGACCTCAAGGAGGGCACGCAGCCCTACCGAATCGTCCGGTTTCTCGCGGCGAACGACGACAAGGCGTACACGCAGACGGAGCTCCACGAGGAGACCGGCATCAAGCGCGGCAGCGTCGGCGCCGTGCTGTCGCGCCTGGAGAACCGAGGACTGGTCCGTCACCAGGGGCGGTACTGGGCGATCGCGGAGGACGACCGGCTCGCCTCCTACGCGGCACAGCGGGGAGCCAGCTCGTCGTCGACGACCGACGACTACTACGGCGAGGAATGA